From a region of the Triticum aestivum cultivar Chinese Spring chromosome 7D, IWGSC CS RefSeq v2.1, whole genome shotgun sequence genome:
- the LOC123171334 gene encoding BTB/POZ and MATH domain-containing protein 1-like produces the protein MGGVPFRWPAGGGYVRTGLAAQSEARTVSAAFRAHHGVESAPLVLAHRRDLEISGYIGADGTLTVKCAITVLGEQCPRVDVPASHPVPASDLDRHLGELLRSGTGSDITFVVSGETFAVHKVVLAARSPLFMAEFFGDASDKKCARRLEVHGMEPAEFKAMLHFIYTDTAPELDRHDDEEALALTCRLLAAADRYGLDRLKLICSQKLSASICVGTVARILALADMNNCPRLKATCVEFIVGTPAILGAVLATEGYKDVEANCPWVLADILKSASGRKN, from the coding sequence ATGGGTGGGGTTCCCTTTCGCTGGCCAGCCGGCGGCGGGTACGTACGTACGGGTTTGGCCGCGCAGTCGGAGGCCAGGACGGTGTCTGCAGCCTTCCGGGCCCACCACGGCGTCGAGTCGGCACCGCTCGTGCTGGCGCACAGGCGCGACCTGGAGATCTCCGGCTACATTGGGGCCGACGGCACTCTCACCGTGAAATGCGCCATCACGGTGCTCGGGGAACAGTGCCCGAGAGTGGACGTGCCCGCGTCGCATCCTGTGCCGGCCTCAGACCTGGACCGGCACCTCGGGGAGCTCCTGCGGAGCGGGACGGGATCCGACATCACGTTCGTCGTCTCCGGCGAAACGTTCGCCGTGCACAAGGTCGTCCTGGCCGCGAGGTCACCGCTCTTCATGGCCGAGTTCTTCGGGGACGCGAGCGACAAGAAGTGTGCGCGGCGCCTGGAGGTCCACGGCATGGAGCCAGCGGAGTTCAAGGCCATGCTGCACTTCATCTACACCGACACGGCACCGGAGCTCGACCGACACGACGATGAGGAGGCGTTGGCGTTGACCTGTCGCCTCCTCGCGGCCGCCGACAGGTATGGGCTGGACAGGCTCAAGCTGATATGCTCGCAGAAGCTCTCTGCTAGCATTTGCGTCGGGACGGTGGCCAGGATTCTGGCTCTGGCGGACATGAACAACTGCCCTAGGCTCAAGGCGACGTGCGTTGAGTTCATCGTCGGAACGCCGGCGATTCTTGGTGCCGTGTTGGCGACGGAGGGCTACAAGGACGTGGAGGCGAACTGCCCTTGGGTGCTGGCTGACATTCTCAAGTCTGCAAGCGGGAGAAAGAATTGA